A segment of the Georgenia sp. M64 genome:
TGGATCACGACCCAGGCGAACAACACCGGCAACTTCACGCTCGGTGACGCCGAGGTCGACTGGCAGGTCCGCGTTGTGGCGTCGTACACCGACACCGCCGGGGCCACCCAGATCGTGCTCTCCGACCCGTCACCGGTCTTCGTCCAGAACGTCAACGACGCCCCGGTGGCACCGACGATCATCCCGGCGGCGCCCATCCTGGGTGACTTCGTGCGGATGGCCACGGCGCCGGAGGACGCCGACGGCACGACCGGCCTCGTCGCCGGCACGACCGGCGCGTGGCGCTGGCAGCGCGGCACCGGGGACACCTGGACCGACATCGCCGGGGCGTCGGGCACGGGTCTCGACCCGGTCCCGACCTACCAGGTGACCGCCGAGGACCAGGGCTCCGCCCTGCGCCTGGTCGTCAGCTACACCGACGACCTCGGTACCAACGAGAACGCCGCCTCGGCGGCGACCGAGGTGGTGCCGGGCGGCTGACCCGACCGAACAGGCGGCGGGGGCCCGGGCGTCAGCCCGGGCCCCCGCCCCCATGGATCTCAGGCACGCAGACGGGAGGCGGCGCATGACCGGGAACCGGGCGCAGCAGCAACGCTGCCTGCTGCTCGTGCACCCGTCGCCAGACCTGTACGGCTCGGACCGCCAGCTCCTCGAGACCGTCAGGGCCGCTGTGGCGGCCGGCTGGCAGGCGCACGTGCTCCTGCCCGAGGACGGTCCCCTGCACGGACTGCTTCGCGAGCGGGGCGCGACCACCGCCGTCGTGGCCTTCCCGGTGCTGCGCAAGTCCGTTCTCACCCCGGCCGGCATGCTCCGGTGGGGCCTGGCCGGTCTGCCGGCGGTGGTCCGGATGGTCCGCACGCTGCGCCGCCTCGACCCGGACCTGCTCTACGTCAACACCCTCACCATCCCGCCGTGGCTCCTCGCCGGCCGGCTCGCGGGTGTGCCGGCCCTGTGCCACGTCCACGAGGCCGAGGACGACCAGCCGTGGGTCGTGCGCACGGCCCTCAACCTCCCCCTGGTCCTCGCCCGCACGGTCGTGGCGAACAGCGGCGCGACCCTGGCGACCGTGACCGCGACCCGGCCCCTCGTGCGCCGTGCCGCCGTCGTCCACAACGGGGTGCCCGACGACGGTCCCCCGTGCGCTCCCCGGGCACGACGACCGGCGGACCCGCTGGCGGTGGCCGTGGTCGGCCGGCTCTCGCCCAAGAAGGGCGTGGACCTCG
Coding sequences within it:
- a CDS encoding glycosyltransferase family 4 protein, translated to MTGNRAQQQRCLLLVHPSPDLYGSDRQLLETVRAAVAAGWQAHVLLPEDGPLHGLLRERGATTAVVAFPVLRKSVLTPAGMLRWGLAGLPAVVRMVRTLRRLDPDLLYVNTLTIPPWLLAGRLAGVPALCHVHEAEDDQPWVVRTALNLPLVLARTVVANSGATLATVTATRPLVRRAAVVHNGVPDDGPPCAPRARRPADPLAVAVVGRLSPKKGVDLAVEAVARLRATGLPVTLDLYGSVFPGYEWFEDQLRHRVARPDLAGAVRLHGYVHPTRAALEAADVVLVPSRAETFGNSAVEAMLAARPVVAARVQGLAEVLADAPRTGLLVEPGSADALAEGLRAVAADPAGAREQGRQARAYALEHFSLGRYGEALTALLDAGAGTGGHGRGRRGPSVRPSRPRAPGPPPRLAG